From Candidatus Aminicenantes bacterium:
GGTGTTCCAGGCGCTGCGTATTTTCATCAACCATGAACTGGAAGGGATCGAAGCCTGGCTGCAGCAGATACCCGCCAACCTGCGCCCGGGCAGCCGCGTTGTTTTCATCACCTATCATTCGCTCGAGGACCGGTTGGTCAAACAGGGGTTCCAGCGGCTGCAGCAGGCCGGGCTGGTCAGGCTGCTCCGTCCTTTCCCCGGCTTCCCCGGCAGCGAAGAATTGTCGCAAAACCTGGCTTCGCGTTCGGCGAAGCTGCGGGCGCTGGAGGTGGCATGAACAAGCCGGGCAAGACCCCGTCCGCTTTCCGCCTGGCCACCCTCGCCTTTTTCATCTTCGTCATCCTCTTTATCTATTCCGCTCTGAACCTGAAAAATGTCGACCTGGGCTACCGACAGCACGAGCTGCTGCAGCAGGAAAAAGCCATGCGCGCCGACATCGACCGCCTGCAGGCGCAAAAGGCGTCCCTGCTGAACCTGGAACGCATGGAAAAAATCGCCATCGAGAAACTGGGCTACCAGTATCCCGAAGCGGGGCAGATTATCAAAGTGGTCATCGCCGACGATGAAAATTAATACCCAGGGCAAGAAGAGGTTTTTTTTCCTTTCCATCATTTTCTTCGTCTGGATTTTTTTCATTGCCTTCAAGCTGTTCCAGCTGCAGGTCATCGATTACAACACCTATATGGCCAAGGTCAAAGCCCAGATCAACCGCATCGAAGAGCTCCATTCCAAGCGCGGCACCATCACCGACCGCAACGGCGAGATCCTGGCCATTTCGCTGCAATCCAAGTCGGCATTCCTCA
This genomic window contains:
- a CDS encoding cell division protein FtsL — translated: MNKPGKTPSAFRLATLAFFIFVILFIYSALNLKNVDLGYRQHELLQQEKAMRADIDRLQAQKASLLNLERMEKIAIEKLGYQYPEAGQIIKVVIADDEN